In a single window of the Enterobacter hormaechei ATCC 49162 genome:
- the bcsA gene encoding UDP-forming cellulose synthase catalytic subunit — MSRLTHWLLIPPVSSRLSERYRHYRHHGASSLSAALGCFWMILAWMFIPLEHPRWQIIRARHGELYPHINPDKPRPLDPARYAIQSIWLLATSTGGERKTSRWRSFDRVQNLREHYHQWLDRLPDRVGDRTGHLDNHKELGHLHPGLRRFILGVVVVFSLILALVCITQPFNPLAQFTFLILLWGVALLVRRIPGRFSALMLIVLSLTVSCRYIWWRYTSTLNWDDPVSLVCGLVLLFAETYAWIVLVLGYFQVIWPLNRQPVPLPKDTTQWPTVDLFVPTYNEDLSVVKNTIYAALGIDWPKDKIKIWILDDGGRAEFRQFADEVGVEYIARTTHEHAKAGNINNALKYAKGEFVSIFDCDHVPTRSFLQMTMGWFLKEKELAMMQTPHHFFSPDPFERNLGRFRKTPNEGTLFYGLVQDGNDMWDATFFCGSCAVIRRKPLDEIGGIAVETVTEDAHTSLRLHRLGYTSAYMRIPQAAGLATESLSAHIGQRIRWARGMVQIFRLDNPLMGKGLKLAQRLCYVNAMFHFLSGIPRLIFLTAPLAFLLLHAYIIYAPALMIALFVLPHMIHASLTNSKIQGKYRHSFWSEIYETVLAWYIAPPTMVALINPHKGKFNVTAKGGLVEEEYVDWVISRPYIFLVLLNIVGVIVGVWRYFYGPENEILTVFVSMAWVFYNLIILGGAVAVSVESKQVRRAHRVEISMPAAIARDDGHLFSCTVHDFSDGGLGIKINGQAKVLEGQKVNLLLKRGQQEYVFPTQVVRVRGNEVGLQLMPLTKKQHIDFVQCTFARADTWALWQDSFPEDKPLESLLDILKLGFRGYRHLAEFAPSSVKLIFRSLTSLVSWVVSFIPRRPERDEAKQADPVMAQQ, encoded by the coding sequence TCGTCGCTGAGCGCTGCGCTGGGCTGTTTCTGGATGATTCTGGCGTGGATGTTCATCCCCCTCGAACATCCCCGCTGGCAAATTATTCGTGCGCGCCACGGTGAACTCTATCCGCATATCAACCCAGACAAGCCGCGTCCGCTGGATCCCGCGCGCTACGCTATTCAGTCCATCTGGCTACTGGCGACCTCAACGGGTGGAGAGAGAAAAACATCCCGCTGGCGCAGCTTCGATCGTGTGCAGAACTTACGTGAACACTATCACCAGTGGCTTGACCGGCTACCCGACCGGGTTGGCGACAGAACGGGTCATTTAGATAACCACAAAGAGCTCGGGCACCTTCACCCGGGCTTGCGGCGTTTTATTCTCGGCGTGGTTGTGGTGTTCTCGCTTATTCTGGCGCTGGTCTGTATTACTCAGCCTTTCAACCCGCTGGCGCAGTTCACCTTCCTGATCCTGCTGTGGGGCGTGGCGCTGCTGGTGCGGCGCATACCGGGGCGTTTTTCGGCCCTGATGCTGATTGTGCTGTCGCTGACCGTTTCCTGCCGCTACATCTGGTGGCGATATACCTCAACGCTGAACTGGGACGATCCGGTCAGCCTGGTGTGCGGGTTAGTCCTGCTGTTTGCCGAGACCTACGCCTGGATCGTGCTGGTGCTGGGTTACTTCCAGGTTATCTGGCCGCTGAATCGACAGCCGGTGCCGCTGCCAAAAGACACGACCCAGTGGCCAACGGTGGACCTCTTCGTGCCGACCTACAACGAAGACCTGTCGGTGGTGAAAAACACCATTTACGCCGCGCTGGGTATCGACTGGCCGAAGGATAAAATCAAAATCTGGATCCTCGATGACGGTGGCCGCGCCGAGTTCCGCCAGTTCGCGGACGAAGTGGGGGTCGAGTATATCGCCCGTACCACGCATGAACACGCGAAGGCCGGTAACATCAACAATGCGCTGAAATATGCCAAAGGGGAGTTCGTTTCTATATTCGACTGCGACCACGTGCCAACGCGCTCGTTCCTGCAAATGACCATGGGCTGGTTCCTGAAGGAGAAAGAGCTGGCGATGATGCAGACGCCGCACCACTTCTTCTCGCCGGACCCGTTTGAACGTAACCTCGGTCGTTTCCGTAAAACCCCGAACGAGGGCACGCTGTTCTATGGTCTGGTGCAGGACGGAAATGACATGTGGGACGCAACGTTCTTCTGCGGCTCCTGTGCGGTGATCCGCCGTAAACCGCTGGATGAAATTGGCGGGATCGCCGTCGAGACGGTCACGGAAGATGCGCACACCTCGCTGCGTCTGCACCGGCTTGGCTATACCTCCGCCTATATGCGTATTCCTCAGGCGGCGGGGCTGGCCACGGAATCCCTGTCGGCGCACATCGGGCAGCGTATTCGCTGGGCGCGCGGCATGGTGCAAATTTTCAGGCTCGATAACCCGCTAATGGGTAAAGGGCTGAAGCTGGCGCAGCGCCTGTGCTACGTCAACGCCATGTTCCACTTCTTATCGGGTATTCCACGGCTAATCTTCCTCACTGCGCCGCTGGCGTTCCTGCTCCTTCACGCTTACATCATCTATGCTCCCGCGCTGATGATTGCCCTGTTCGTTCTGCCGCACATGATCCACGCCAGCCTGACGAACTCGAAGATTCAGGGGAAATATCGCCACTCCTTCTGGAGTGAAATCTACGAAACGGTGCTGGCCTGGTACATCGCGCCGCCAACCATGGTGGCGCTGATTAATCCGCATAAAGGGAAGTTCAACGTCACCGCGAAGGGCGGGCTGGTGGAAGAGGAGTATGTCGACTGGGTGATCTCCCGGCCCTATATCTTCCTGGTGCTGCTCAATATTGTGGGGGTGATTGTCGGAGTCTGGCGCTACTTCTACGGCCCGGAAAACGAAATCCTGACGGTCTTCGTGAGTATGGCGTGGGTGTTTTACAACCTGATTATCCTCGGTGGCGCGGTGGCGGTATCGGTGGAGAGCAAACAGGTTCGCCGCGCGCATCGCGTCGAAATCAGCATGCCAGCGGCCATTGCCCGCGATGATGGCCATCTCTTCTCCTGTACCGTACATGATTTCTCGGATGGCGGTCTGGGTATCAAGATCAACGGTCAGGCGAAGGTGCTGGAGGGGCAGAAGGTCAACTTACTGCTTAAGCGCGGCCAGCAGGAGTATGTCTTCCCGACGCAGGTTGTACGTGTGAGAGGAAATGAAGTCGGTCTGCAACTGATGCCGCTGACCAAAAAGCAACACATCGATTTTGTGCAGTGTACGTTTGCCCGCGCGGATACGTGGGCTCTCTGGCAGGACAGCTTCCCTGAGGATAAGCCTCTGGAAAGCCTGCTGGATATTCTTAAGCTGGGGTTCCGTGGCTATCGTCACCTTGCAGAATTTGCCCCGTCGTCGGTGAAATTAATTTTCCGGTCACTTACTTCACTGGTTTCCTGGGTCGTGTCGTTCATTCCGCGTCGACCTGAGCGAGATGAAGCGAAGCAGGCGGACCCGGTTATGGCTCAACAATGA
- the bcsB gene encoding cellulose biosynthesis cyclic di-GMP-binding regulatory protein BcsB yields the protein MKTKLSWLCAVAMGMSALPATVANAAPDNAATTPAPTVPVVAQATDPVVTAAPGQTENVVPNQPTTGNTLPADNPVVGQVMPGVPGASAPVVAENTPSRDVKLTFAQIAPPPGSMVLRGINPNGGIEFGMRSDEVVSKAMLNLEYTPSPSLLPVQSQLKVYLNDELMDVLPVTKEQLGKKTLAQVPINPLFITDFNRVRLEFVGHYRDVCENPASSTLWLDVGRNSSLQMTYQPLALKNDLSAFPVPFFDPRDNRPLNLPMVFAGSPDVTEQLAASIVASWFGSRSGWRGQSFPVMYDKMPDKNAIVFATNTKRPAFLRDHPEVKAPTIEMISHPDNPYVKLLVIFGRDDKDLVQAAKGIAQGNILFRGNSVVVDEVKPLLARKPYDAPNWVRTDRAITFGELKTYEEQLQSTGLEPSPVSLSLNLPPDLYLLRTNGIDINLNYRYTAPATKDSSRMDISLNNQFLQSFSLTSSQETNRLMLRLPVLQGLLDGKTDVSIPALKLGAVNQLRFNFQYMNPMPGGSVENCITFQPVQNHVVIGDDSTIDFSKYYHFIAMPDLRAFANASFPFSRMADLSESIVVMPKAANEGQVTTLLDTMGIVGAQTGLPAINVTVTDDGSQIQNKDADIMVIGNIPDKLKDEKRVDLLVQAAQSWVNTPLRQTEFPSIMPDSGDRQANIRTTVSSTGPMAAIVGFQSPYNDQRSVIALLADSPRGYELLNTAMNDSGKRAAMFGSVSVIRESGVNSLRVGDVYYVGHLPWFERLWYALSNHPVLLAVLAALSVVLLAWVLWRLLRIISRRRLNPDHE from the coding sequence ATGAAAACAAAACTTTCCTGGTTATGTGCAGTGGCAATGGGGATGAGTGCGCTCCCTGCAACAGTGGCTAACGCGGCGCCTGATAACGCAGCGACCACGCCCGCGCCAACGGTGCCTGTCGTCGCGCAAGCGACCGATCCGGTTGTGACGGCGGCACCGGGGCAGACGGAAAACGTCGTCCCGAATCAGCCGACGACGGGCAATACGCTGCCCGCCGATAACCCAGTGGTCGGGCAGGTTATGCCCGGCGTGCCGGGGGCCAGTGCGCCGGTGGTTGCCGAAAATACGCCGTCGCGTGACGTTAAGCTGACGTTCGCCCAGATTGCTCCTCCTCCGGGCAGCATGGTGCTGCGCGGCATCAACCCAAATGGCGGTATCGAATTCGGCATGCGCAGCGATGAAGTCGTGTCGAAAGCGATGCTCAACCTGGAATACACGCCATCGCCGTCACTGCTGCCGGTGCAGTCCCAGCTTAAGGTCTATCTGAATGACGAGCTGATGGATGTCCTGCCCGTCACCAAAGAGCAACTGGGTAAGAAAACCCTGGCTCAGGTGCCGATTAACCCGCTGTTTATCACCGACTTTAACCGCGTGCGCCTGGAATTTGTCGGCCACTACCGCGATGTCTGTGAAAACCCGGCCAGCAGCACCCTGTGGCTGGATGTCGGTCGTAACTCTTCGCTACAGATGACCTATCAGCCGCTGGCGTTGAAAAACGATCTCTCCGCCTTCCCGGTGCCGTTCTTCGACCCGCGTGATAACCGTCCGCTGAACCTGCCGATGGTGTTTGCTGGCTCGCCGGATGTGACCGAACAGCTGGCGGCCTCCATCGTGGCATCCTGGTTTGGTTCCCGCTCCGGCTGGCGTGGTCAGAGTTTCCCGGTCATGTACGACAAAATGCCGGACAAAAACGCGATCGTGTTTGCCACGAACACCAAACGTCCGGCATTCCTGCGTGACCATCCGGAGGTAAAAGCACCCACCATCGAGATGATCAGCCATCCGGACAATCCATACGTGAAGCTGCTGGTGATCTTCGGGCGTGATGATAAAGATCTGGTGCAGGCGGCGAAAGGCATTGCGCAGGGGAATATCCTGTTCCGCGGTAACAGCGTTGTGGTGGATGAGGTGAAACCGCTGCTGGCGCGTAAGCCTTATGATGCGCCGAACTGGGTGCGTACCGACCGTGCGATCACCTTCGGCGAGCTGAAAACCTATGAAGAGCAATTGCAGTCAACCGGGCTTGAACCGTCTCCTGTCAGCCTGTCACTGAACCTGCCGCCAGATCTCTATCTGCTGCGCACCAACGGCATTGATATCAACCTGAACTACCGCTACACCGCGCCAGCAACCAAAGACAGCTCGCGCATGGATATCAGCCTCAACAACCAGTTCCTGCAATCGTTCAGCCTGACCAGCAGCCAGGAGACAAACCGGTTAATGCTTCGTCTGCCTGTATTGCAGGGGCTGCTGGACGGCAAAACCGATGTGTCGATCCCGGCGCTGAAGCTTGGTGCGGTAAACCAGCTGCGGTTTAACTTCCAGTATATGAACCCCATGCCGGGAGGATCGGTGGAAAACTGCATTACCTTCCAGCCGGTGCAAAACCACGTGGTGATTGGTGACGACTCCACGATCGACTTCTCGAAGTATTACCACTTTATTGCGATGCCGGATCTGCGTGCCTTTGCTAACGCCAGCTTCCCGTTCAGCCGCATGGCAGACCTCTCTGAATCGATTGTCGTGATGCCAAAAGCGGCCAACGAAGGCCAGGTTACTACGCTGCTGGACACTATGGGCATCGTCGGGGCGCAAACCGGCTTGCCGGCTATCAACGTGACGGTGACGGATGACGGTAGCCAAATCCAGAACAAAGATGCCGATATCATGGTCATCGGCAACATTCCGGACAAGCTGAAAGACGAGAAGCGCGTCGATCTGCTGGTGCAGGCGGCTCAGTCATGGGTCAATACGCCGCTGCGTCAAACCGAGTTCCCGAGCATCATGCCGGACAGTGGCGATCGTCAGGCCAATATCAGGACGACCGTCAGCTCAACGGGCCCGATGGCCGCGATTGTCGGCTTCCAGTCGCCGTATAACGACCAGCGCAGCGTTATCGCCCTGCTGGCGGACAGCCCGCGCGGCTATGAGCTGCTCAACACGGCCATGAACGACAGCGGTAAACGCGCGGCCATGTTCGGTTCCGTCTCGGTTATTCGTGAGTCGGGGGTGAATAGCCTGCGCGTGGGGGATGTCTACTACGTCGGTCATCTGCCGTGGTTCGAACGCCTGTGGTACGCCCTGTCTAACCACCCGGTGCTGCTGGCCGTGCTGGCTGCGCTCAGCGTTGTATTGCTGGCCTGGGTACTGTGGCGTCTGCTGCGAATCATCAGCCGTCGTCGTCTTAACCCGGACCATGAGTAA
- the bcsZ gene encoding cellulose synthase complex periplasmic endoglucanase BcsZ, producing MKIFRGCVVAALMLAAANLHAACRWPAWETFKQDYMSDGGRVIDPSDARKITTSEGQSYGLFFALAANDRKAFDLLLAWTRDNLAEGDLAQHLPAWLWGKKDDETWAIIDSNSASDADIWIAWSLLEAGRLWKNPDYTRTGKALLTRIASEEVVKVPGLGSMLLPGKVGFAEENAWRFNPSYLPPQLASYFTRFGAPWTTLRETNLRLLLETAPKGFSPNWVKYQKKGGWQLSQDASLTGSYDAIRVYLWVGMMNDSDPQKARLLARFKPMATTTIKQGLPPEKVDVATGKRTGDGPVGFSASLLPFLQNRDAQAVQRQLVADRFPDKNAYYSYVLTLFGQGWDQHRFRFTAQGELLPDWGQECARSH from the coding sequence ATGAAAATCTTTCGCGGGTGTGTCGTTGCAGCGTTGATGCTGGCGGCGGCGAATCTTCACGCCGCCTGTCGCTGGCCTGCCTGGGAGACGTTCAAACAGGATTACATGAGCGACGGTGGGCGCGTCATTGATCCCAGTGACGCGCGCAAAATCACCACCTCCGAAGGGCAAAGCTATGGGCTGTTCTTTGCCCTGGCAGCAAACGATCGCAAGGCGTTCGATCTGTTGCTGGCATGGACGCGCGATAACCTTGCCGAGGGGGATTTAGCCCAACATCTTCCTGCCTGGCTGTGGGGGAAAAAGGACGACGAAACCTGGGCGATTATCGACTCTAACTCTGCGTCTGATGCCGATATCTGGATTGCCTGGTCGCTGCTGGAAGCCGGGCGGCTGTGGAAAAATCCCGATTATACGCGCACGGGTAAAGCACTGTTGACGCGCATTGCCAGCGAGGAAGTGGTGAAGGTGCCGGGGCTGGGTTCGATGCTGTTGCCGGGTAAAGTCGGTTTTGCCGAAGAAAATGCCTGGCGCTTCAATCCCAGCTACCTGCCGCCGCAGCTTGCGAGCTATTTCACCCGTTTTGGCGCGCCGTGGACGACGCTGCGTGAAACCAACCTGCGTCTGCTGCTGGAGACCGCGCCTAAAGGATTTTCTCCGAACTGGGTGAAATACCAGAAAAAGGGCGGCTGGCAGCTGTCGCAGGATGCATCCCTGACTGGCAGCTACGATGCGATTCGTGTCTATCTGTGGGTGGGAATGATGAACGATAGCGATCCGCAGAAAGCCCGATTACTGGCGCGGTTCAAGCCCATGGCGACCACCACAATTAAACAAGGCTTACCGCCGGAGAAAGTGGACGTAGCGACCGGGAAACGCACCGGAGATGGGCCGGTAGGGTTTTCTGCCTCCCTGCTTCCGTTTTTACAAAACCGGGACGCGCAGGCGGTGCAACGTCAGCTCGTCGCCGATCGTTTTCCCGATAAAAATGCTTATTACAGCTACGTTCTGACCCTCTTTGGACAAGGGTGGGATCAGCATCGTTTTCGCTTCACCGCGCAAGGTGAATTACTACCGGATTGGGGCCAGGAATGCGCACGTTCTCACTAA